The genomic segment TCGATCCGGCCGCCGACCGGCTGGAGCTGGTCGGCGGCCTGGCCCGCCGTATCTTCGCCCGCCAAGGGCACCCCGGGCGGATCGTCACCACCGGCGACCTGGACCAGGGGGTCGAGGGCGCCGACGCCGTCCTCCTCCAGCTCCGCATCGGCGGCCAGGCCGCCCGCGAGCAGGACGAGACCTGGCCGCTGGAGTGCGGCTGCGTCGGCCAGGAGACGACCGGCGCGGGCGGCCTGGCCAAGGCGCTGCGCACGGTCCCGGTCGTCCTGGACATCGCCGAACGGGTCCGCCGTACCAATCCGGACGCCTGGATCATCGACTTCACCAACCCGGTGGGGATCGTGACCCGCGCCCTGCTCCGGGCCGGTCACAAGGCCGTCGGCCTCTGCAATGTGGCGATCGGCCTGCAACGGAAGTTCGCCGCGCACCTGGGTGTGCCCCCGTCCGAGGTCCACCTCGACCACGTGGGCCTCAACCACCTCACCTGGGAGACCGGGGTCCGCCTCGGCGGCCCCTCCGGCGAGGACGTCCTGCCGAAGCTGCTGGCCGACCACGGCGACACCATCGCCGCCGACCTGCGCCTGCCCCGCCCCGTCCTGGACCGCCTCGGTGTGGTCCCCTCCTACTACCTGCGCTACTACTACGCCCACGACGAGGTCGTACGCGAGCTGCGTACGAAACCGTCGCGGGCCGCCGAGGTGGCCGCGATGGAGCGGCAGTTGCTTCAGATGTACGCCGACCCGGCCCTCGACGAGAAGCCCGCGCTGCTCGCCAAGCGCGGCGGGGCCTTCTACTCGGAGGCGGCCGTCGACCTGGCCGCGTCGCTGCTGGGCGACGGGGGCAGCCCGTACCAGGTGGTGAACACCCTCAACCACGGCACGCTGCCGTTCCTGCCCGCCGACGCGGTGATCGAGGTGCAGGCGGCCGTCGGTGCGCAGGGCGCGGCACCGCTGCCGGTGCCGACCGTGGACCCGCTGTACGCGGGCCTGATGGCGCACGTGACCGCGTACGAGGACCTGGCTCTCGACGCGGCCCTGCGCGGCGGCCGGGACCGGGTGTTCCGGGCGCTGCTCTCCCATCCCCTGATCGGGCAGTACGAGTACGCCGAGGCCCTCACGGACCGGCTGATCGCGCACAACCGGGAGCACCTCGCGTGGGCGTGAGCGACGGCGTGGGCGTGAGCGACGGCGTGCGCGGGAGTTCGACCGCGGGCACCCACCCCGATCCGGGCGCGGGCGTGCGCGGGCGTGACGGCGGGCGCGGGAGCGTGCTCGCCGTCGACGCGGGCAACAGCAAGACCGACGTCGCCGTGATCGCGCCGGACGGGGAGGTGCTGGGCGCGGCGCGCGGCGGCGGGTTCCAGCCGCCGGCCGTGGGCGTGACGCCGGCCGTCGACGGCCTCGCGGAGGTCGTACGGCAGGCCTTCGCCGAGGCGGGGGTCGGCTCGGTGGACCATGTCTCGGCGTGTCTGGCCAACGCCGACTTCCCCGTGGAGGAGGAGGAACTGGCGGCGGCGTTGCGCACGCGCGGGTGGGGCACGACCGTCGAGGTCCGCAACGACACCTTCGCGATCCTGCGGGCGGGCGTGGCCGAACCCCGGGGCGTGGCCGTGGTGTGCGGCGCCGGCGTCAACTGTGTCGGCATGCGCCCCGACGGCCGCACCGCCCGTTTCCCGGCGCTGGGACGCATCTCCGGTGACTGGGGCGGCGGTTGGGGCCTCGCCGAGGAGGCGATGTGGCACGCGGCCCGCGCGGAGGACGGCCGGGGCGGTCCCACGGCCCTCGCCGACGCACTGCCCGCGCACTTCGGCCTGGACTCCGTGTACGCCCTGGTCGAGGCCCTGCATCTGGAGCACATCCCGGCCGTCCGCCGCCACGAACTCACCCCGGTCCTCTTCGCCACGGCGACCGCCGGCGACCCGGTGGCCCGCTCCCTGGTGGACCGCATGGCCGAGGAGGTGGTGGCCATGGCGACGGTGGCCCTGACCCGCCTGGACCTCCTCGGCGAGGAGACCCCCGTCCTGCTCGGCGGCGGTGTCCTCGCCGCCCGGCATCCCCTCCTCGACGCCCGGGTCCGCGAGTCATTGGCGGCCGCCGCGCCCAAGGCCGTCCCCCGGGTGGTCACGGCCGCCCCGGTGCTGGGCGCGGCGCTGCTCGGCCTCGACCACGTGGGCGCGCCCAGGAGCGCGCACGCGCGCGTGCGGGCGCATTACGAAGGAGCGTGACCCGGCTCCCCGCACCACCCTCCGCACCTCCCCCGCACCTCCCCCCCGAACGCGTTCGAACCCCCAGGGAACCGAACCCGATCGGAGCGCGTATTCATGGGCAGGGGGTGGTGGGGGAAGCCTTGTGCTGCGCCGGAATGCGACGGGCACAGCACGTACGGACACGATCGGGGAACAAGATCGAGTCAAGGTCTGTGCGAGGTCAGTCCCGACGGCGATACTTGCGGCCGTGCACCTCTGTCCGCACGAGCGGGCGGAAGTGACGGACGGATGACCAGGGGGAGGTCAGGTGACATTCACGCCGGAGGGCAGCGCGGCACCGACGGCACCACCCGCGGGCCCGGGCCCCGTCGTGCCGCCGCAGGCCACACACACGCCGAGGCCCCCCGTCCCGCCCCCGGCCCCGGACGGCGGCCCGCCCCGCCGCACCGCGTTCGCGGAGGGCGTCGACCAAGTGCGCGCCGCCGCGACGACCGAGCCCGGCCGGCTGCGCATCATCGGTGCCGTCCTCGCCCTCCTGGTCGTCGCGTTCGGCTCCGTCACCGCCTGGCAGATGAACGACCGCTCGGCCGCCGCCGACGACGTACTCCACGGCAGCCAGCCGCTCAGCTCGGCCGCGGCCGAGATCTACAGTTCCCTGGCCGACGCCAACACGGCGGCCTCCAGCGGCTTTCTCGCGGGGGGCCAGGAGACGAAGGACTCGCGCGAGAGATACGAGGAGGAGATCGAGAACGCCGCCAGGAATCTCTCCGTCGCCGCCTCGGCCTCGGAGCCCGGCTCGGAGTCCGAGAAGCTCGTCTCGCAACTGAACGCCCTGCTGCCGGAGTACAAGGGCCTGGTGGAGCGCGCCCGCGCCAACAACCGGCTGGGCTACCCGCTGGGGGGCGCGTACCTGCGCTATGCGAACGACAAGATGCAGGACGACATGCTCCTGAAGGCGAAGAAGGTCTACGACAACGAGAACGCACGGCTGCGCGACGACTACGCGGACGCCACGTCGTATCCGTGGGCCGCGATCGGTCTCGGAGTCCTCGCCATCGGCGGCCTCGTCTGGGCCCAGCGCCGTAACTACCAGCGTACGAACCGGGTGTTGAACCACGGTCTCGTCGCGGCGACGGCCGCCTCGACCGTCGTCCTGCTGTGGCTGGCAGGCGGTCACACCGTCGCCCGCTCGGGGCTGAACGACTCCTACGAACACGGCGTGCGGTCACTGACCGTCCTGAACGACGCGCGCATCGCCTCCCTCACCGCCCGCGGCAACGAGAACCTGACGCTGATCAGCCGGGGAGCGCAGACCACCACGGTCGAGGTCGACGGCAAGCCCGAGGTCGTGGACGAGTTCGACAACGAGTTCAAGGTGGAGATGGCCGGGCTCAAGAAGCACCTGGCCGCCGCCGAGCGACTGGCCGACGACGCCAGCGGCGAGCAGCCCGTGAAGGCCGCCGGCGCCGGCATGGAGGCGTGGCTGGACCGGCACGAGAGCGCCCGCGACGCCGACGACAAGGGCGACTACCAGTGCGCTCTCGACCAGGTGATCGGTGGCGAGTCCCGACCCGACTGCGAGAACGGTGACAAGCCGACCGGCGAGTGCTTCGACGAGGTCGACAGGAACCTGGGCATCGCGAGCAGGTACGAGGCGAAGGAGTTCGAGCGGGCGGCCCAGGGCGGCCGCGACGCGATGCTCGGACTCCCCGTGGGTGCCGCGGTACTGGCGGTGCTGGGCGCGGCGGGCGCGGTGCTGGGCATCGGACGCAGGCTTTCGGAGTACCGGTGACGACGGCGGGAGGAGACACGGTGGAAGGGGTCGCGATGAATGCGGTACGACGCCTGCGGGCCGGTCTCAGGGGCTGGGGCGGCGTGGGCACGATGGCGGTCCTCTGCGCCCTGACCGTGGTCTTCGCCCTGGTGCTGCCGGTGAGCGGGACACGCGGCGACGGCACCACGGGCGCCGGCGGCCAGGGCGTCGCCCACGGCATCCAGGCGCGGGCGGACGACTGCGACGACGCCACCTCCCAGGACCAGAGCCTGAGCCCCTCCGGGGACGAGTCCGGCACGACGATCACCGAGATCGAGAACCGTGGCTATCTCAGGATCGGCATCGACCAGAACAGCTACCGCTGGGGGTATCGCGACCCGAACAACACGGCCGCGGACGCCGAGTTGGAGGGCTTCGACATCGACCTCGCGCATCGCATCGCCGAGGAGATCCTGGGCGACCGGACGAAGGTCCGCTTCCGGGCGGTTCCCACGAACCAGCGCGTCAAGGCGATCCAGTCCAAGCAGGTCGACATGGTGGTCCGCACCATGACGATCAACTGTGACCGCATGAACGACGTCGCCTTCTCCCAGCCGTACTTCAAGACGGGCCAGCAGTTGCTGGCGCCCAAGTCCTCGACGATCGAGGGCTACGACAAGACGCTGGCGAAGAAGAAGATCTGCACAGCGGCCACTTCCACCGCGTGGAAGAGGCTGACGGCCGACAAGGACAAGGGTGCCCTCGTGTCGTCCGCCGTCATCTATCCGCCCGTCCCCAACCAACTCGACTGCCTGGTGAGGCTCCAGCTCGGCGAGGTCGACGCCGTGATCACCGACGGCGCCCTCGCCGCGAGCCAGGCGGCCCAGGACCCGACCGTCGATCTGAAGGGCGAGCCGTTCACCACCGAGTACTACGGCGTGGCGATGAACCTCAAGGCGGACGATCTGGTACGCCGGGTGAACCAGGTGCTGGTGGACTATCTCAAGGACGGCTGGCAGGACTCGTACACCAAGTGGCTGTCCGCGACGCTCGGCGATGACTCGGCGAGCTCCCGGCCGCCGGCCGACCAGCGGTACAGGGACTGAGACACGGGAATCGACGTACAGGGCCGCAGTCAACTGACGGACACCGACAGCAGCGAGAGGTGATCGATGGGCGTGGCGGGATCCACCGGGCCGGTGATGGACCGGGACGAGGTGGACCGTGCGCTCGCGCGGCTCGGCGCGGAGCACGAGGCCATCGAGACCTCGCTGCTCGCCCTTCAGGACCACGCGGGCCGCAGGCTGCTCGAAGGCGCCGAACTGACCGGCGTCACCAAGGAGCGCTGGACCTCCGCGGAGGCGTCGATCACGCTGCTGTGGGCGTACTTCGACGCGTACTCGGACGCGCTGCGCTCCGCCCGGGAGATCCGTTCCCGGCGCCGCTGGTCCAGCCGTGAGGACCTGGTGGAGCTGACCGAACTGCTGCGCGGCGAGGCCGTCACGGTCGCCGGCTCCGCGACGGCGATGGCGAACGCGCCGACGCTGCAGGGCGCGACCCGGCTCAGCGAACAGTTCTCGCTGAGCACGCTGGTGGACCGGATGAACGACCTGTACGCGTCCTCGCTGGACATGGTCGTGGCCGCCGACGCGGTGTGGTCCGCGCTGCCCGCCCGGATCGATCTCCTGGCCGCCGAGCTCCAGCGCACCCGCCAGCTCGCGCACTCCGTCGGCGTACGCCCCGGCGAGCACCCGGCCGGCGACGACCTGGAGCGGATCACCCGCACCCTGACCCGGCTCCGTGAGCAGGTCATCTCCGATCCGCTGGCCTTCTGGGTCCCCGCGCCGGGCAGTTCGGCGCCCGGCGGCGGCCGCCCGGACACCACGACGTACGACCGCGAGGCGCGGGCCCTGGAGGACGTGCGGCGGGAGATCGACGCCGTGTTGACGGTCCGGCAGGACGCCGAGGCCCGCCTGATGAAGCTGCGCGACGTGCTCAGCCGCGCGGACCGTACGCTCGCCGAGGCGCGCAGCGCGCGCGGCGAGGTGCTGGCGAAGATCGCCGCGACCGAGGTGCCCGTGGTGAGCGGCCCGCCGACGGTGCTGCAGGAACAGCTGGCGATGGCGGCCGAGTACCGCAGACACGCGCAGTGGCACCGGCTGTCCCCGCTCCTGGAGTCCCTGGAGCAGAAGGCGGACGACGAACTGCTGCGCGCCCGTGAGTCGTTGACGGCGGTCACCGCGCCGCTGGCGGTCCGCGCGGAGCTGCGCGGCCGGCTCGACGCGTACAAGGCGAAGGTCGCCCGGCACGGCTTCGCGGAGGACTCGCTGCTGGTCGAGCGGTACGACGCGGCGCGCCGCATGCTGTGGAGCGCCCCCTGCGACCTGCGCGTCGCCGAAATGGCGGTGCTGCGCTATCAGCATGCGGCCGCCGAACTGCTGGGCCAGTCGGTACCGGCCCCGCGTGCGCCCCAGGACCGGAGGGAGGAGGGATCGTGAGTCAGACGGAGGAGAGCCCGGCGGGCGAAGAGGCTCCGCAGCAGTCGTGTCAGCGTCCCGGCTGCTCGGGATCGTACGAGGACGTGGGCGGCGGCGAGCTGTACTGCGACGAGTGCGGTCTGGCGCCGGTCGTCTCGGCGAGCGGCATGGTCAACTCCCCGCCCACCGGCATCACCGGCGGCGGCCGGGGCTCGCGCGGCTCCGGTTCCAGCAGTTCGCGCTCCTCGCGGACGTCCGCGCGCTCCTCGCAGTCCCGGCGCTCGGTCTCCGGACGGCTCATCGGTGCCCTGTCGGGCAGGACGACGGGCCGCTCGGTGTCGGTGCGCAGCTCCGGCAAGACCGCCGGCTCCTCGGGGCGGGCCCGGCTCGGCGTCGGCCTCGTCCAGGTCCCGGACGTGCCGCGTCCCGACCCGCGCTCGATGGTGCTGGAGACCGCCGAGGTACCCGAGCGCAAGCGGTTCTGCTCGCGCTCCGACTGCGGGGCGCCGGTCGGGCGGGCGCGCGGTGAGCGGCCGGGGCGCACGGAGGGCTTCTGCACCAAGTGCGGCCACCCGTACTCGTTCGTGCCGAAGCTGCACTCGGGCGACATCGTGCGCGGCCAGTACGAGGTCGTGGGCTGTCTCGCGCACGGCGGTCTGGGCTGGATCTACCTGGCCATAGACCGGGCGGTCTCGGACCGCTGGGTCGTGCTGAAGGGCCTGCTCGACACCGGCGACCAGGACGCGATGGCCGCCGCGATCTCCGAGCGCCGCTTCCTCGCCGAGATCGAGCACTCCAACATCGTCCGCATCTACAACTTCGTCGAGCACCTCGACCAGCGCACCGGCTCGCTGGACGGGTACATCGTCATGGAGTACGTCGGCGGGAAGTCCCTCAAGGAGATCGCCAACGACCGCCGCACGCCGGACGGGCGCCGCGACCCGCTGCCGGTCGAGCAAGCCTGCGCGTACGGCATCGAGGCCCTGGAGGCGCTGGGCCACCTGCACAGCCGCAACCTGCTGTACTGCGACTTCAAGGTCGACAACGCGATCCAGACCGAGGACCAGCTCAAGCTGATCGACATGGGCGCGGTGCGCAGGATGGACGACGACGAGTCGGCCATCTACGGCACGGTCGGCTACCAGGCGCCCGAAGTCGCCGACGTGGGCCCGTCGGTGGCCTCCGACCTGTACACGGTCGCCCGGACGCTCGCGGTCCTCACCTTCGACTTCCAGGGCTACACGAACGTCTTCGTGGACTCCCTGCCCGACCCCGACAACATCGAGGTCTTCCGGCAGTACGAGTCCTTCTACCGTCTGCTGGTCCGTGCCACCGACCCCGACCCGGCCCGCCGGTTCGCCTCCGCGCAGGAGATGTCGGAGCAGCTGACGGGTGTGCTGCGAGAGGTCGTCTCCCTCCAGACGGGCCGGGCCCGCCCCGCCATGTCGACGATCTTCGGCCCCGAGGTGAAGGTCACGGACACGGAGTTGTTCGCGAAGCTGGACGGGGAGGTGTCCCGGCTGGGGACGCGCCGCGACAGGCCGACGGCCAGGAACGGTGGTTCGGCTGCCGGTACGGCCGCTCTGCCGGCCGGCGGCGCCGCCGTCCCCGTCCGACTCACCCGGCAACTCGACACCGCCGCCGCGGCCCTCGCGCTGCCCGTCCCGCGGGTGGACCCCGGGGACCCGAACGCCGGGTTCCTGGCGGGGCTCATCGCCTCCGCGCCCACCGAGCTGATCACGGCGCTGCACGCGGCGCCCAGCGGCTCGCTGGAGCTGCGGCTGCGGGAGCTGCGGGCCCGGCTGGAGATGGGCGAGTTCACCATCGCCCTGGCCACCCTGGACGCCCTGGAGCGGGACCACCCCGACGACTGGCGGGTGGTCTGGTACCGGGGCGTGGCCGCGCTGGCCACCGGCGACCACGAGAACGCCGC from the Streptomyces sp. NBC_00310 genome contains:
- a CDS encoding 6-phospho-beta-glucosidase, with amino-acid sequence MKLTVVGGGSTYTPELVDGFARLRDTLPIEELVLVDPAADRLELVGGLARRIFARQGHPGRIVTTGDLDQGVEGADAVLLQLRIGGQAAREQDETWPLECGCVGQETTGAGGLAKALRTVPVVLDIAERVRRTNPDAWIIDFTNPVGIVTRALLRAGHKAVGLCNVAIGLQRKFAAHLGVPPSEVHLDHVGLNHLTWETGVRLGGPSGEDVLPKLLADHGDTIAADLRLPRPVLDRLGVVPSYYLRYYYAHDEVVRELRTKPSRAAEVAAMERQLLQMYADPALDEKPALLAKRGGAFYSEAAVDLAASLLGDGGSPYQVVNTLNHGTLPFLPADAVIEVQAAVGAQGAAPLPVPTVDPLYAGLMAHVTAYEDLALDAALRGGRDRVFRALLSHPLIGQYEYAEALTDRLIAHNREHLAWA
- a CDS encoding N-acetylglucosamine kinase, which codes for MLAVDAGNSKTDVAVIAPDGEVLGAARGGGFQPPAVGVTPAVDGLAEVVRQAFAEAGVGSVDHVSACLANADFPVEEEELAAALRTRGWGTTVEVRNDTFAILRAGVAEPRGVAVVCGAGVNCVGMRPDGRTARFPALGRISGDWGGGWGLAEEAMWHAARAEDGRGGPTALADALPAHFGLDSVYALVEALHLEHIPAVRRHELTPVLFATATAGDPVARSLVDRMAEEVVAMATVALTRLDLLGEETPVLLGGGVLAARHPLLDARVRESLAAAAPKAVPRVVTAAPVLGAALLGLDHVGAPRSAHARVRAHYEGA
- a CDS encoding glutamate ABC transporter substrate-binding protein, with translation MNAVRRLRAGLRGWGGVGTMAVLCALTVVFALVLPVSGTRGDGTTGAGGQGVAHGIQARADDCDDATSQDQSLSPSGDESGTTITEIENRGYLRIGIDQNSYRWGYRDPNNTAADAELEGFDIDLAHRIAEEILGDRTKVRFRAVPTNQRVKAIQSKQVDMVVRTMTINCDRMNDVAFSQPYFKTGQQLLAPKSSTIEGYDKTLAKKKICTAATSTAWKRLTADKDKGALVSSAVIYPPVPNQLDCLVRLQLGEVDAVITDGALAASQAAQDPTVDLKGEPFTTEYYGVAMNLKADDLVRRVNQVLVDYLKDGWQDSYTKWLSATLGDDSASSRPPADQRYRD
- a CDS encoding serine/threonine-protein kinase, with product MSQTEESPAGEEAPQQSCQRPGCSGSYEDVGGGELYCDECGLAPVVSASGMVNSPPTGITGGGRGSRGSGSSSSRSSRTSARSSQSRRSVSGRLIGALSGRTTGRSVSVRSSGKTAGSSGRARLGVGLVQVPDVPRPDPRSMVLETAEVPERKRFCSRSDCGAPVGRARGERPGRTEGFCTKCGHPYSFVPKLHSGDIVRGQYEVVGCLAHGGLGWIYLAIDRAVSDRWVVLKGLLDTGDQDAMAAAISERRFLAEIEHSNIVRIYNFVEHLDQRTGSLDGYIVMEYVGGKSLKEIANDRRTPDGRRDPLPVEQACAYGIEALEALGHLHSRNLLYCDFKVDNAIQTEDQLKLIDMGAVRRMDDDESAIYGTVGYQAPEVADVGPSVASDLYTVARTLAVLTFDFQGYTNVFVDSLPDPDNIEVFRQYESFYRLLVRATDPDPARRFASAQEMSEQLTGVLREVVSLQTGRARPAMSTIFGPEVKVTDTELFAKLDGEVSRLGTRRDRPTARNGGSAAGTAALPAGGAAVPVRLTRQLDTAAAALALPVPRVDPGDPNAGFLAGLIASAPTELITALHAAPSGSLELRLRELRARLEMGEFTIALATLDALERDHPDDWRVVWYRGVAALATGDHENAALSFDAIYDAFPGEPAPKLALGLCAEVLGQLDNAAEYYRLVWTTDPSFVSSAFGLARVRLTAGDRQNAVHTLESVPEASIHYTAARVAAVRARLRHRTEATLGSGAVSPGAVLPGAVSPGAVSSGAAPSGKAPDAPFLDDLTAAAGQVEALGGYGLDAVRREQLSTEVLGCALDWVLSGGQGAAPPAGGRVLLGSALDERGLRFGLERSYRTLARLAPGGEERIGLVERANRYRPRTWV